AAGGATAGCGGCCTTGAGGTTCTTCTGCACCTTCCCATGCAGCCCAAGGGGTATCCCGGAGTCGACCCCGGTCCCGGGGCTCTGTTCGTGGACATGGGGCCGGACGAGATCCGGGACATAGTCCGCAGGGAGTTGGACCGGGTGCCCGGGGCCTCGGGGGCCAACAACCACATGGGATCCCTGTTCACCGAGCACCGGTCCGGAATGGAGGTCGTGGTCGGAGAGATCGCCTCCAGAGGCCTGTTCTTCGTGGACAGCATCACCACACCGAACACCGTGGCCAGGGCCGTCTGCCGGGATCTGAACTGCCGGTATCTGAACCGCAACGTATTCCTAGACAATGACCAGGATGTCGAGGCCATTCTCGATCAATTGCGCAAGGCCGAGTCCATGGCCAAAAGGATCGGCCGGGCCGTGGCCATCGGCCATCCATATCCCGAGACCCTGACGGCCCTGGAGCTTTGGTCCAGGGAGCGGGATCCGGGAGTGGCCGTATGCCGGGCCGGAGACCTGGCCGGACGATAGACCCGAGTTTTTTCCAAACGACTAACGAGTAAACGAGGAGAGACCGATCATGATCGAACAGACTTTTTCCATCATCAAGCCCGATGCTGTGGAGCGCAACCTGCAGGGGGCCATCCTGAAGATGATCCAGGACGCCGGTCTGACCATCAAGGCAATGAAGATGGTCTGGATGTCCAAGAAGCAGGCCGAAGGATTTTACGCCGTGCACAGAGAGCGGCCCTTTTTCGGTAGTCTGACGGAGTACATGTGTTCCGGGCCGGTGGTGGTTTCCGTCCTGGAAGGCGAGAACGCCATCGCCAAATACCGGGAGCTCATGGGTGCGACCAACCCGGCCCAGGCGGCCGAGGGTACCATCCGCAAGCTCTATGCCCTGGACATTGAGCGCAACTCCTGCCACGGCTCCGACGCTCCGGAGACGGCGGCCGTGGAGATCCCCTACTTCTTCAGCCGGTTGGAGCTGGTAGGCTAATGGCTCCCGGCGTCGGGTTCATCGGCCTCGGCAACATGGGCGGGGCACTGGTTCGAGGGCTGGCCGGGGATCGGACGAGATCCCTGGCCGGTTTCGATCCCGACAAGAATTTGGGCGAGGCCCTGTCAAGAGAATGCGGGCTACTGTCCCTTGGTTCGGCCGAGGCCGTGTGTGCCGAGAGCACGTATCTGATTCTGGCCGTCAAGCCCCAGATTGTCCGCCCGGTTCTCGAGAGCTTGGCCCCCAGGCTGACATCGGAGCATTATCTGGT
The sequence above is a segment of the Deltaproteobacteria bacterium genome. Coding sequences within it:
- a CDS encoding nucleoside-diphosphate kinase, with amino-acid sequence MIEQTFSIIKPDAVERNLQGAILKMIQDAGLTIKAMKMVWMSKKQAEGFYAVHRERPFFGSLTEYMCSGPVVVSVLEGENAIAKYRELMGATNPAQAAEGTIRKLYALDIERNSCHGSDAPETAAVEIPYFFSRLELVG